Proteins from a single region of Streptomyces sp. Tu 3180:
- a CDS encoding NAD-dependent epimerase/dehydratase family protein, which translates to MSAAATDSRALHAVLGSGPAGTALARELARRGHPVRLVDRRGDGPALTGVQRYAADVGTAEGARAATAGAAVVYHCVNVGYHLQTEVMPRVQEAVLGAVEASGARLVVLDTLYPYGETGGAVMTEDTPWRATSRKGRMRAALDERYLAAHREGRARVVLGRSADFVGPGVLNSSLGAAVFPGALTGGEVLGLGDLDLPHSYTAIEDVAAGLATLGERPGGDGRVWHLPTAPAVSTREIHAMIERRTGRPLNVVVLEEPRPFGPFDEEFMAEYAEMFYQHTEPQIMDSSAFERAFGARPTPLEETLDATVTWYEQWAARL; encoded by the coding sequence ATGTCCGCTGCCGCCACCGACTCCCGCGCCCTGCACGCCGTTCTCGGCTCCGGTCCCGCCGGCACCGCCCTCGCCCGGGAACTCGCCCGCCGCGGCCACCCCGTCCGGCTCGTCGACCGCCGGGGAGACGGGCCCGCGCTCACCGGCGTCCAGCGGTACGCCGCCGACGTCGGCACCGCCGAGGGCGCCCGGGCGGCCACCGCGGGCGCGGCCGTGGTGTACCACTGCGTCAACGTCGGCTATCACCTCCAGACCGAGGTCATGCCCCGGGTCCAGGAGGCCGTGCTCGGCGCGGTCGAGGCCTCCGGGGCGCGGCTCGTCGTCCTCGACACGCTCTACCCGTACGGCGAGACCGGGGGAGCGGTGATGACCGAGGACACGCCGTGGCGGGCGACCAGCCGCAAGGGCCGGATGCGCGCCGCGCTCGACGAGCGGTACCTCGCCGCGCACCGCGAGGGCCGCGCCCGGGTGGTCCTCGGCCGCTCCGCCGACTTCGTCGGCCCCGGCGTGCTCAACTCCTCCCTCGGCGCCGCCGTGTTCCCGGGCGCGCTCACCGGCGGTGAGGTGCTGGGGCTCGGCGACCTGGACCTGCCGCACAGCTACACCGCCATCGAGGACGTGGCCGCGGGTCTGGCCACCCTCGGCGAGCGCCCCGGGGGCGACGGCCGGGTCTGGCACCTGCCCACGGCGCCCGCCGTCAGCACGCGGGAGATCCACGCCATGATCGAGAGGCGGACCGGCCGGCCCCTGAACGTCGTGGTCCTGGAGGAGCCGCGCCCCTTCGGCCCGTTCGACGAGGAGTTCATGGCCGAGTACGCCGAGATGTTCTACCAGCACACCGAGCCCCAGATCATGGACTCCTCGGCCTTCGAGCGGGCCTTCGGCGCACGGCCGACGCCGCTGGAGGAGACCCTGGACGC
- a CDS encoding GNAT family N-acetyltransferase, with product MDHAAALALFDRELREGARPDGPGARVERTGGVVRQTAPAHGWNGVVWSALDEADADAAIAEQIAYFTGLGRGFEWKLYGHDLPVDLGRRLVAAGFTPEPEETLMLCEVTGLALDTEPPEGIRVVPVTDRAGAGLVADVHEKAFGTDASWLRHQLLARLSADPGTVVAVLALAGDEPVSAARMELVPGTRFAGLWGGGTVRAWRGRGVYRALVAHRARAAAERGYRYLQVDASDQSRPILERLGFTPLTTTTPYVYVPVR from the coding sequence ATGGACCATGCCGCGGCACTCGCCCTGTTCGACCGCGAGCTGCGTGAGGGAGCGCGGCCCGACGGGCCCGGCGCACGCGTCGAGCGCACCGGTGGTGTGGTGCGGCAGACCGCCCCCGCGCACGGCTGGAACGGCGTCGTCTGGTCCGCCCTGGACGAGGCGGACGCGGACGCGGCGATCGCGGAGCAGATCGCGTACTTCACCGGGCTCGGCCGTGGGTTCGAGTGGAAGCTGTACGGCCACGACCTGCCGGTGGACCTCGGGCGGCGGCTCGTGGCGGCCGGGTTCACGCCCGAGCCGGAGGAGACCCTCATGCTCTGCGAGGTCACCGGTCTCGCCCTCGACACCGAGCCGCCCGAGGGGATCCGCGTCGTGCCCGTCACCGACCGGGCGGGCGCCGGCCTGGTGGCCGACGTGCACGAGAAGGCGTTCGGCACCGACGCGTCCTGGCTGCGTCACCAGCTGCTCGCCCGGCTCTCGGCCGACCCCGGCACCGTCGTCGCGGTCCTCGCCCTGGCCGGCGACGAGCCGGTCAGCGCGGCCCGGATGGAACTGGTGCCGGGCACCCGGTTCGCCGGACTGTGGGGCGGCGGCACCGTGCGGGCCTGGCGCGGCCGGGGCGTCTACCGCGCGCTGGTCGCCCACCGGGCCCGGGCCGCCGCGGAACGCGGCTACCGCTACCTCCAGGTCGACGCCTCCGACCAGAGCCGTCCCATCCTCGAACGTCTCGGTTTCACCCCCCTGACCACGACGACTCCGTACGTGTACGTGCCGGTGCGGTAG
- a CDS encoding nucleoside deaminase produces MAVREAELPYLRRCVELAAEALESGDEPFGSVLVAGDGTVLAEDHNRVASGDRTRHPEFELARWSAARLTPGERAAATVYTSGEHCPMCAAAHAWVGLGRIVYVASSEQLMSWLSELGVPAPPVRTLPVAEVAPGVAVDGPVPELAGRVKELHQRFHRARA; encoded by the coding sequence GTGGCCGTGAGGGAAGCCGAACTGCCGTACCTGCGCCGCTGTGTGGAGCTGGCGGCCGAGGCGCTGGAGTCCGGGGACGAACCGTTCGGTTCGGTCCTCGTGGCCGGGGACGGCACCGTGCTGGCCGAGGACCACAACCGGGTGGCCTCCGGGGACCGCACCCGGCACCCCGAGTTCGAGCTGGCGCGCTGGTCGGCGGCCCGCCTGACGCCCGGCGAACGGGCCGCCGCCACGGTGTACACCTCCGGCGAGCACTGCCCGATGTGCGCCGCCGCCCACGCCTGGGTGGGCCTCGGGCGCATCGTGTACGTCGCCTCCTCCGAGCAGCTGATGTCCTGGCTCTCCGAGCTGGGGGTGCCCGCCCCGCCGGTGCGGACGCTGCCCGTCGCCGAGGTCGCCCCCGGTGTGGCCGTGGACGGCCCCGTCCCGGAACTGGCCGGGAGGGTCAAGGAGTTGCACCAGCGGTTCCACCGCGCACGCGCCTGA
- a CDS encoding chaplin → MGRVTRNGVIAVVAASGAMAVAAPAYAGAGAEGTAAGSPGVVSGNTVQLPVHAPLNVCGNTVNAVGLLNSAVGNTCVNEDAHENAGERGGPAGRAGGATAGSGANGSPGVASGNQVQLPVDLPVNVSGNSVNVVGVGNAAVGNESVNASGERPDRPEPEPSAPPRTRPAPDPVPHTAPRETAALAETGAGRTAPALAAGAALLLGGVVLYRRARPRTDG, encoded by the coding sequence ATGGGACGGGTCACCCGAAACGGTGTGATCGCCGTCGTCGCCGCGTCGGGCGCGATGGCCGTGGCGGCGCCGGCGTACGCCGGCGCCGGGGCGGAGGGCACCGCGGCCGGCTCGCCCGGGGTGGTGTCCGGGAACACCGTCCAGCTCCCGGTGCACGCCCCGCTGAACGTGTGCGGGAACACGGTGAACGCGGTGGGCCTGCTCAACTCCGCCGTGGGCAACACCTGCGTCAACGAGGACGCCCACGAGAACGCCGGCGAGCGGGGCGGGCCCGCGGGGCGGGCCGGCGGTGCGACGGCCGGGAGCGGCGCGAACGGTTCACCGGGCGTGGCGTCCGGCAACCAGGTGCAGCTGCCGGTGGACCTCCCGGTCAACGTCAGCGGGAACAGCGTGAACGTGGTCGGCGTCGGGAACGCGGCCGTCGGCAACGAGTCCGTGAACGCCTCCGGCGAGCGGCCCGACCGCCCGGAGCCCGAGCCGTCCGCGCCGCCGCGCACGCGGCCGGCCCCCGATCCGGTGCCGCACACCGCCCCGCGGGAGACGGCCGCCCTCGCCGAGACGGGCGCCGGCCGCACCGCCCCGGCCCTCGCGGCCGGCGCCGCGCTCCTCCTGGGCGGGGTCGTCCTGTACCGCCGCGCCCGTCCGCGGACGGACGGCTGA
- a CDS encoding alpha/beta hydrolase, which produces MLAKPSTRPSVRRRAVTGAAGLALLGAGLTAVGDTEPDLDRFYDQKITWAACRSADLPEDLQCGKITVPLDYADPGKGTLELALVRYRATGDPRGSVVLNFGGPGGSGVLGLAYGGKEFMGLTDDYDVVSFDPRGVGRSSPVSCGTEATGRVLEATSGENVSDPREALAQLREVAAECAEHSGPVLSHIGTVNVARDLDVMRQALGDRKLNYLGFSYGTRLGAVYAARFPEKVGRFVLDGVDTLTDSMTEQGLTSARGQQKALESFLTWCTEDIACPFGQDARDARRQVVELVDSLDENPVPTTFGFEFSGQDLAGAIGQGLYSKELWPLLQRALAQLMEDGDTRGVEAFATGGGALPAPQRADDPLVDEEEIPLDNPPAALMAVNCADDPDRPTAERLTRDLARLRTAYEEASPVFGRYRLAQVLMCYGRPRGTDYIRERVKDLGTPKMLLVGTRGDPATPYRWTVETAERLGDAAVVLDNRGEGHTGYGSSECVQRKVDDFLLYGSLPPSGSSCGSGEDDRA; this is translated from the coding sequence ATGCTGGCCAAGCCGTCCACGCGACCCTCGGTCCGACGCCGCGCGGTCACCGGCGCGGCCGGGCTGGCCCTGCTGGGTGCGGGGCTGACGGCCGTCGGCGACACGGAGCCGGACCTCGACCGGTTCTACGACCAGAAGATCACATGGGCGGCCTGCAGGAGCGCGGACCTGCCGGAGGACCTGCAGTGCGGGAAGATCACCGTCCCGCTCGACTACGCGGACCCCGGGAAGGGCACCCTCGAGCTGGCCCTCGTCCGCTACCGGGCCACCGGCGACCCGCGGGGCTCGGTGGTGCTGAACTTCGGCGGTCCGGGCGGTTCGGGCGTCCTGGGGCTCGCCTACGGCGGCAAGGAGTTCATGGGTCTGACCGACGACTACGACGTGGTCTCCTTCGACCCGCGCGGCGTCGGCCGTTCCTCACCGGTCAGCTGCGGCACGGAGGCCACCGGCCGGGTGCTGGAGGCGACCAGCGGCGAGAACGTGTCCGACCCGCGCGAGGCGCTCGCGCAGCTGCGCGAGGTGGCCGCCGAGTGCGCCGAGCACTCGGGCCCCGTCCTCTCCCACATCGGCACCGTGAACGTCGCACGCGACCTGGACGTGATGCGCCAGGCGCTCGGCGACCGGAAGCTCAACTACCTGGGCTTCTCCTACGGGACCCGGCTCGGCGCGGTGTACGCGGCCCGGTTCCCGGAGAAGGTGGGCCGGTTCGTGCTCGACGGTGTGGACACGCTGACCGACTCGATGACCGAGCAGGGGCTGACGAGCGCCAGGGGGCAGCAGAAGGCGCTGGAGAGCTTCCTCACCTGGTGCACCGAGGACATCGCCTGTCCGTTCGGGCAGGACGCGCGCGACGCCCGCCGGCAGGTCGTGGAACTGGTCGACTCGCTCGACGAGAACCCGGTGCCGACCACCTTCGGTTTCGAGTTCAGCGGTCAGGATCTCGCCGGAGCCATAGGGCAGGGTCTGTACAGCAAGGAACTGTGGCCGCTGCTGCAGCGGGCCCTCGCGCAGCTGATGGAGGACGGGGACACCCGCGGGGTGGAGGCCTTCGCGACAGGAGGGGGGGCGCTCCCCGCGCCGCAGCGGGCCGACGACCCCCTCGTCGACGAGGAGGAGATACCGCTGGACAACCCGCCGGCGGCGCTGATGGCGGTGAACTGCGCGGACGACCCGGACCGTCCCACCGCCGAGCGGCTGACCCGGGACCTGGCCCGGCTGCGCACCGCCTACGAGGAGGCCTCGCCGGTCTTCGGCCGGTACCGGCTCGCCCAGGTGCTGATGTGCTACGGCCGGCCCAGGGGCACCGACTACATCCGCGAGCGGGTCAAGGACCTCGGCACGCCGAAGATGCTGCTGGTCGGCACCCGGGGCGACCCGGCCACCCCGTACCGCTGGACGGTGGAGACGGCCGAGCGGCTCGGTGACGCGGCGGTGGTGCTGGACAACCGGGGCGAGGGCCACACCGGCTACGGGTCGTCCGAGTGCGTCCAGCGCAAGGTCGACGACTTCCTGCTGTACGGCTCCCTGCCGCCGAGCGGCAGTTCCTGCGGTTCCGGGGAGGACGACCGGGCCTGA
- a CDS encoding chemotaxis protein: protein MEHDLSPAALAGLRRPRPYPAVSVLTPTHRRDPLNAQDVVRLRNAVGQAKKQLESDPAVTRDRRTDVARQLDRALSEVDLTHSEDGLIIFAAPGEHQVWSLARSVPERVVLSDTFLTRNLVSAHTAERSFWVLSASADRVTLWSGGADRVAEERSGGFPLIRSAENFDPERLERIGDQPSAFRDERTRAFLREADLAMGALLRDHPRPLYVTGEPAALSLLAEVGGVTRSAVHIPRGGLAQGTPDAVWQAVKPALEAETRRVTEDVTRSLASARGRREFAAGVDELWQSAREGRVRLLAVEENYRITARDTGDHLVIAEDGDLDAREDIVDEIVEQCLETGAEVRFVPDGALGEADGIAGVLRY, encoded by the coding sequence ATGGAGCACGATCTGAGCCCCGCGGCCCTGGCCGGGCTTCGCCGGCCGCGCCCCTACCCCGCGGTGTCCGTACTGACGCCGACACACCGGCGCGATCCCCTCAACGCGCAGGACGTCGTCCGGCTGCGCAACGCGGTGGGCCAGGCCAAGAAGCAGCTGGAGTCCGATCCCGCGGTCACCCGGGACCGGCGCACCGACGTGGCCCGGCAACTGGACCGGGCCCTGTCCGAGGTCGACCTGACGCACAGCGAGGACGGTCTGATCATCTTCGCGGCCCCGGGCGAGCACCAGGTGTGGTCGCTCGCGCGTTCCGTGCCCGAGCGCGTGGTGCTCTCGGACACCTTCCTGACCCGCAACCTCGTCTCCGCCCACACGGCGGAACGGTCGTTCTGGGTGCTGTCCGCGTCCGCCGACCGGGTCACCCTGTGGAGCGGCGGCGCGGACCGGGTGGCGGAGGAACGCTCCGGCGGTTTCCCGCTGATCCGAAGCGCGGAGAACTTCGACCCGGAGCGGCTGGAGCGGATCGGCGACCAGCCGAGCGCCTTCCGCGACGAACGCACCCGCGCGTTCCTGCGCGAGGCCGACCTCGCGATGGGCGCGCTCCTGCGCGACCACCCGCGGCCGCTGTACGTCACCGGCGAACCGGCCGCGCTGTCCCTGCTGGCCGAGGTCGGCGGCGTGACCAGGAGCGCGGTGCACATCCCGCGCGGCGGGCTCGCGCAGGGCACGCCCGACGCGGTGTGGCAGGCGGTGAAGCCGGCGCTCGAGGCCGAGACCCGCAGGGTCACCGAGGACGTGACCCGGTCCCTGGCCTCCGCCCGCGGGCGCAGGGAGTTCGCGGCCGGGGTCGACGAGTTGTGGCAGAGCGCCCGGGAGGGACGGGTGCGGCTGCTGGCCGTCGAGGAGAACTACCGGATCACGGCGCGCGACACCGGCGACCACCTGGTCATCGCCGAGGACGGCGACCTGGACGCCCGCGAGGACATCGTGGACGAGATCGTGGAGCAGTGCCTGGAGACCGGCGCCGAGGTCCGCTTCGTCCCGGACGGCGCCCTCGGGGAAGCGGACGGGATCGCGGGGGTGCTGCGGTACTGA
- a CDS encoding SpoIIE family protein phosphatase, whose product MPSHLSAGRPAAQPPGSGDVDALISQTRRLKGEVDAVRRDTPADRSDPRNRWQRALYDLALHQLDDLDEHLAQLRDGPLPAAADRAPAPAAAAHGGSLLSRVGSAEWNLLTDEASWSGELYRILGRDPAAPALTLDELPSLVHGEDRPKLTAMVTDCLVDARPIDGEFRVVHPDGGVRTVHMMGEPVLGADGSTASMWAVLRDVSELRRCRRAVSETRDSLHRQRHAAAQTEHRLAVELQEAVLPPWRGSLRLPHGGPRTLDLAAHYLPSSTSTPVGGDWYDALELSDGTTLLSAGELTGHGVGAATGMAMLLGAVRGMAMTGTEPGPLLACLNRLLDATVQPVLGSAVCLRYRPETRSLVWAQAGHPAPLLFRDGTGRTLDTPDGVLLGATSGASYGQAEVTLEVGDLLLLHTDGLVPGHAGTTAVRRLLGLAAHFAEARTAEHCVRTVVKEFGEREREDGACVLVARVAS is encoded by the coding sequence ATGCCGTCCCACCTCTCCGCGGGCCGCCCAGCCGCCCAGCCGCCAGGAAGCGGCGACGTCGACGCGCTCATCTCGCAGACCCGGCGGCTCAAGGGCGAGGTGGACGCCGTACGACGCGACACACCGGCCGACCGGTCGGACCCGCGGAACCGCTGGCAGCGGGCGCTGTACGACCTGGCGTTGCATCAGCTCGACGACCTGGACGAGCACTTGGCGCAACTGCGGGACGGTCCGCTGCCGGCGGCCGCGGACCGCGCGCCCGCGCCGGCCGCCGCAGCGCACGGCGGGTCCCTGCTCAGCCGGGTCGGCAGCGCGGAGTGGAACCTGCTCACGGACGAGGCGAGCTGGTCCGGGGAGCTGTACCGCATCCTGGGCCGCGATCCGGCCGCTCCCGCGCTCACCCTCGACGAGCTGCCCTCCCTGGTGCACGGCGAGGACCGGCCGAAGCTGACGGCGATGGTCACGGACTGCCTGGTCGACGCCCGGCCCATCGACGGGGAGTTCCGCGTCGTGCACCCGGACGGCGGCGTGCGGACCGTGCACATGATGGGCGAACCGGTACTCGGTGCCGACGGCAGCACCGCCTCGATGTGGGCCGTGCTGCGGGACGTCAGCGAACTGCGCCGCTGCCGGCGGGCGGTGAGCGAGACCCGTGACTCGCTGCACCGCCAGCGGCACGCCGCCGCGCAGACCGAGCACCGGCTCGCGGTCGAGCTGCAGGAGGCCGTGCTGCCACCGTGGCGCGGCTCCCTGCGGCTCCCGCACGGCGGCCCGCGCACCCTGGACCTCGCCGCCCACTACCTGCCGTCGTCGACGAGCACGCCGGTCGGCGGCGACTGGTACGACGCCCTGGAACTGTCCGACGGCACCACACTGCTCAGCGCCGGCGAACTGACCGGGCACGGGGTCGGCGCGGCCACGGGCATGGCGATGCTGCTCGGCGCCGTGCGCGGCATGGCGATGACCGGCACCGAGCCGGGTCCCCTGCTGGCCTGTCTCAACCGGTTGCTGGACGCCACCGTGCAGCCGGTCCTGGGCAGCGCCGTCTGTCTGCGCTACCGGCCCGAGACCCGCTCCCTGGTGTGGGCGCAGGCGGGCCACCCCGCCCCGCTGCTGTTCCGCGACGGGACGGGGCGCACGCTGGACACACCGGACGGCGTGCTGCTCGGGGCCACCTCGGGCGCCTCCTACGGGCAGGCCGAGGTGACCCTCGAGGTCGGCGACCTGCTGCTCCTGCACACCGACGGGCTGGTGCCCGGGCACGCCGGAACCACCGCCGTCCGCCGTCTCCTCGGCCTGGCCGCGCACTTCGCCGAGGCCCGCACCGCGGAGCACTGCGTCCGCACGGTCGTGAAGGAGTTCGGCGAGAGGGAGCGCGAGGACGGCGCCTGCGTGCTCGTGGCCCGGGTCGCCTCGTAG
- a CDS encoding aminoglycoside phosphotransferase family protein, translating to MYAASSSVSAPPRPLRPRPSDGGPYLTPARPATPVLGAGTVRRPAGPGTQPLSGRLDLSGPQGARLRTAIASVHRICPEFTPVQVLRRNGRSVLLVGTTGRSTAVAKCLLDHSPAWSERIRHEIAAYRSFVRHRPPVRAPRLIAADPDNCTLVVERMPGRVAALQRHPTEAPPRADIRAALGAICRLNSWRPPAGTFDAPLDYAARISRYHELGLLTDRDMGDLQKLLHGISLAAGRQGMGQFCHGDALLSNVLISPAGPVLVDWEHAGWYLPGYDLATLWAVLGDAPVARRQISQIAQSAGPASRDAFLVNLMLVLTREIRTYETAVQRSMHDPAPAAPGAAHPGAAPSGEEQRLLLRRLHDDCQLARRAVRAAVGTR from the coding sequence ATGTACGCAGCATCGTCCTCCGTGTCCGCCCCGCCCCGGCCGCTGCGTCCGCGTCCGTCGGACGGCGGCCCCTACCTCACCCCCGCGCGCCCGGCGACCCCCGTGCTCGGCGCGGGCACGGTACGGCGCCCCGCGGGACCGGGCACCCAGCCGCTCAGCGGCCGGCTCGACCTCTCCGGACCGCAGGGCGCCCGGCTGCGCACGGCGATCGCGTCGGTGCACCGCATCTGCCCGGAGTTCACCCCCGTGCAGGTGCTGCGCCGCAACGGCCGGTCCGTCCTCCTGGTGGGGACCACCGGCCGGAGCACCGCGGTCGCCAAGTGCTTACTGGACCACTCCCCCGCGTGGAGCGAGCGGATCCGCCACGAGATAGCGGCATACCGCTCGTTCGTCCGGCACCGCCCGCCCGTGCGGGCGCCCCGGCTGATCGCGGCGGATCCGGACAACTGCACGCTGGTGGTCGAGCGGATGCCCGGCCGGGTGGCGGCGCTCCAGCGGCACCCGACCGAGGCGCCGCCGCGGGCGGACATCAGGGCGGCACTCGGCGCGATCTGCCGGCTGAACTCCTGGCGGCCGCCGGCCGGGACGTTCGACGCCCCGCTGGACTACGCGGCCCGCATCTCCCGGTACCACGAGCTGGGTCTGCTCACCGACCGGGACATGGGCGATCTGCAGAAGCTGCTGCACGGCATCTCCCTCGCGGCCGGGCGGCAGGGCATGGGCCAGTTCTGCCACGGCGACGCCCTGCTCTCGAACGTCCTGATCTCACCGGCCGGTCCCGTGCTGGTGGACTGGGAGCACGCGGGCTGGTACCTGCCGGGCTACGACCTGGCGACGCTGTGGGCGGTCCTCGGGGACGCGCCGGTGGCACGGCGCCAGATCAGCCAGATCGCCCAGTCGGCGGGCCCCGCCTCGCGTGACGCGTTCCTGGTGAACCTGATGCTCGTGCTGACCCGCGAGATCCGTACCTACGAGACGGCCGTGCAGCGCTCGATGCACGACCCGGCCCCGGCGGCACCGGGTGCGGCCCACCCGGGCGCCGCACCGTCCGGCGAGGAACAGCGGCTGCTGCTGCGGCGGCTGCACGACGACTGCCAGCTGGCCCGCCGGGCCGTGCGCGCGGCGGTCGGCACTCGCTGA
- a CDS encoding N-acetylmuramoyl-L-alanine amidase, which produces MRPSTPVPGRASGPRRIRGTVRALAAVAVTLPLLGAAPSPPPPDTDRLQQAFAVAAAEYGVPQSVLLGVSYLQSRWDAHGGAPSVTGGYGPMHLTDARTALAAAEHHGEGTEDPRGDDARPPLRPEARPPRTDALPARLTTLPRAARLTGLSPERLREDPAANVAGGAALLADAQRRLGQPASGDPADWYGAVARFSGADDTASAAAYADDVYEVIRAGGERITDAGQRVVLAARPGLAPDTSAPALTGLRTASAAGTECPPTVSCEWVPAPYEEFGDGDYGNHDLGNRPVSQPIRYIVVHDTEGAWEGVLDMVQDPTYVSWQYSLRSTDGHIAQHVKAKDVAWHAGNWYVNAGSIGLEHEGFLAEPDAWYTEAMYRSSARLVRYLAEKYDIPLDRQHVLGHDTVPGPTSGTIPGMHTDPGPYWDWAHYFELLGRPFEATAGRHAGMVTIRPDYAANRPVFTGCENAGEPCATHGSSAVRLYSDHDDNSPLIRDVGLGSAPTTGVNDLSSRASTGQQYAVADRWGEWTAIWYLGQKAWFRNPVKQPTAVPASGLVVTPRKGLDSVPVYGRAYPEKEAYPEGVPAQSVSPLPYTLPKGQRYVTGGRVPGEYYYAVTFDESSHRVVTGEDLYYEIQFGHRVGFVRAADVTVRPA; this is translated from the coding sequence TTGCGACCATCCACCCCCGTACCCGGCCGTGCGTCCGGACCCCGGCGCATCCGTGGCACCGTCCGCGCCCTGGCCGCGGTGGCAGTGACCCTGCCCCTGCTGGGCGCGGCCCCCTCCCCGCCCCCGCCGGACACCGACCGGCTCCAGCAGGCGTTCGCCGTCGCGGCCGCCGAGTACGGCGTGCCGCAGAGCGTGCTGCTGGGCGTCTCCTACCTGCAGTCCCGCTGGGACGCGCACGGCGGCGCCCCGAGCGTGACCGGCGGCTACGGCCCCATGCACCTCACGGACGCCCGGACGGCGCTCGCCGCGGCCGAGCACCACGGCGAGGGCACGGAGGACCCCCGCGGTGACGACGCCCGCCCGCCGCTGCGCCCGGAGGCCCGGCCCCCGCGCACCGACGCCCTCCCGGCGCGTCTGACGACGCTGCCGAGGGCGGCCCGGCTGACCGGACTGAGCCCCGAGCGGCTGCGCGAGGACCCGGCCGCGAACGTGGCGGGCGGAGCCGCGCTGCTGGCGGACGCCCAGCGCCGGCTGGGGCAGCCGGCGAGCGGGGACCCGGCGGACTGGTACGGGGCGGTGGCCCGCTTCTCCGGCGCGGACGACACCGCGTCGGCGGCGGCGTACGCCGACGACGTGTACGAGGTGATCCGCGCCGGCGGGGAGCGGATCACGGACGCGGGGCAGCGGGTCGTCCTCGCCGCCCGTCCGGGCCTGGCGCCCGACACCTCGGCGCCGGCCCTCACCGGCCTGCGCACCGCCTCCGCCGCCGGGACGGAGTGTCCGCCGACGGTGTCGTGCGAGTGGGTCCCGGCGCCGTACGAGGAGTTCGGGGACGGCGACTACGGCAACCACGACCTGGGGAACCGGCCGGTCTCGCAGCCGATCCGGTACATCGTCGTCCACGACACGGAGGGCGCCTGGGAGGGCGTCCTCGACATGGTGCAGGACCCCACCTACGTGTCCTGGCAGTACAGCCTGCGCTCCACGGACGGGCACATCGCCCAGCACGTGAAGGCGAAGGACGTGGCCTGGCACGCGGGCAACTGGTACGTCAACGCCGGGTCGATCGGCCTGGAGCACGAGGGCTTCCTGGCGGAGCCCGACGCCTGGTACACCGAGGCGATGTACCGCTCCTCGGCCCGGCTGGTGAGGTACCTCGCCGAGAAGTACGACATCCCCCTGGACCGGCAGCACGTCCTCGGTCACGACACCGTGCCCGGGCCGACCTCGGGAACCATCCCCGGGATGCACACCGACCCCGGCCCCTACTGGGACTGGGCGCACTACTTCGAGCTGCTGGGCCGCCCCTTCGAGGCCACGGCCGGCCGGCACGCCGGCATGGTGACGATCCGGCCCGACTACGCCGCCAACCGTCCGGTCTTCACGGGCTGCGAGAACGCGGGCGAGCCGTGCGCGACGCACGGCTCGAGCGCGGTGCGGCTGTACTCCGACCACGACGATAACTCTCCCCTGATCAGGGACGTCGGCCTCGGTTCCGCTCCGACCACCGGGGTGAACGACCTGTCGTCGCGCGCCTCCACGGGCCAGCAGTACGCGGTCGCCGACCGCTGGGGCGAGTGGACCGCCATCTGGTACCTGGGCCAGAAGGCGTGGTTCAGGAACCCGGTGAAGCAGCCCACCGCGGTGCCCGCGTCGGGCCTGGTCGTGACCCCGCGGAAGGGCCTCGACTCCGTGCCCGTGTACGGACGCGCCTACCCGGAGAAGGAGGCGTACCCGGAGGGGGTGCCCGCGCAGTCCGTGTCGCCGCTGCCGTACACGCTGCCGAAGGGCCAGAGGTACGTGACCGGGGGCAGGGTGCCCGGCGAGTACTACTACGCGGTGACCTTCGACGAGTCCTCGCACCGGGTGGTGACCGGCGAGGACCTGTACTACGAGATCCAGTTCGGGCACCGGGTCGGCTTCGTGCGGGCGGCGGACGTGACGGTGAGGCCGGCGTAG
- a CDS encoding ABATE domain-containing protein — MRDSISRDARLTLDLALTVRHDGAGGLADDLAGPAGLTAWVRAHPDALPGADRFTAGADDLTAARELRAAVRALLARAVRPDEPSHADAARLLPVPEALRRLNEAAARTPTVPVLRWTEDAGPVAHRRPARGEDDLTAVLAQAAIGFLAGPDRRRLRACHAPRCVRYFLKEHPRQEWCRPSCGNRARVARHHERHRRTA; from the coding sequence ATGCGGGATTCGATCAGCAGGGACGCCCGGCTCACCCTGGACCTCGCCCTGACCGTCCGGCACGACGGCGCCGGCGGGCTCGCCGACGACCTGGCCGGCCCCGCCGGCCTCACCGCCTGGGTGCGCGCCCACCCGGACGCGTTGCCCGGCGCGGACCGCTTCACGGCCGGCGCCGACGACCTCACCGCCGCCCGTGAGCTGCGCGCCGCCGTCCGTGCCCTCCTCGCCCGCGCCGTGCGCCCGGACGAGCCGAGCCACGCGGACGCGGCCCGGCTGCTGCCCGTGCCCGAGGCCCTGCGGCGCCTGAACGAGGCGGCCGCCCGCACCCCCACCGTGCCGGTCCTGCGGTGGACCGAGGACGCCGGGCCGGTCGCGCACCGGCGTCCCGCCAGGGGGGAGGACGACCTGACCGCCGTCCTGGCGCAGGCGGCGATCGGTTTCCTCGCGGGTCCCGACCGCCGGCGGCTGCGCGCCTGCCACGCGCCGCGCTGCGTGCGGTACTTCCTGAAGGAACACCCGCGTCAGGAGTGGTGCAGGCCGTCCTGCGGCAACCGGGCCCGGGTGGCCCGCCACCACGAGCGGCACCGGCGGACCGCGTAG